The window CTCATTTTAAGCTGACTAGCTACAGCATCAATCAATTTTCTCTATCTTTGCGCATATATTCTGATGTGGTATTGTGTTATATCTAGAATCTGGATTCTGAAGGAGGAATCTTCTTGGATAATTTGGTAGTACTTGCAAAATAATTTGGTACGAGACTTTCTACTTCATCATTTTTCATCATATTACATATACAATTATCTTCGACTTGGAGATAACTGAGAAAGCATATCCCAAAACCAAAGCAAATATCGCTTTTGCATATACAATACTAGTCCGCCCATATTTTACTTGCTTTAATGTAGTACAAAACTAAGATTATCAGCATGATATATTCAGACTAAGGATTGTAGACTATTATGTATTGAAGCTTCTTCAGACTGCAAGTGATGGTGTCAAAGGATGGTCTGATGGAAGCATCTCCATCCCATGAAAGGCAAATCAGCTCAATTAGCTCCCCAAGTTGGCCATCGTCGTCATCGGGAAGTCTTGGCCTCAGTTTACCCTCAACAACTTCCATTGCAATCTACAATAACAAGATCCGACGTGATTACCACAACAGATTGATCAGTATTGCCGGCAGGAATAGAAAAGTCTAAAGTTTTGTTCTTCCTTATATCTGAAGAGTACTTAAAGGTGAGGCTTTTGTTTAACATCTAGATTTGCTTGACTTGAGGAAGAGTTGTTTAACTAATACGTACCATAGTAGGACCATAATCTGTCTCAATGTATGGATAATTTCCAGTTATTATCTCATTGAGTATAATCCCGAAGCTGTATACATCACATTTCTCATTATAAGGCTCGCACTGGATCACCTCTGGTGCCATATACACATATGTTCCTGCAAGTTTTTAGAGAAGAGTTAACAAACACAACCTTAGCTGAAGTATTTTGATACCAAAATGTATGAACTAATACAGAGTGCAATGGTTTGTTGAAGCGTATATATGTATCGGATCATCTCCCTTACCTGTTTCCCCTGTTAGTGCCATCTCCTCATCACTCAAGAACCGAGCGTGACCGAAATCCGCTACTCTAATGTGACCAGCATCGTCCAAGAAGATGTTGCTAGGCTTTAGGTCACGATGAAGAACCTTAGGCTTTTGTTCATGGAGATACTGCATGGCCTGAGCAATCTCCAGTGCCTTGGCCACCCTCTCTGCTAATGGAGGAAGCTCAATCATCCTCTCTTTTTGCCTATTTCCCGGGCCATGCAGCCACTCTTTCAATGTGGAGCTCAAGAACTCGGTCACCACCCAAGCATAGTTAGGAGGATCAAGGCACGCCCCCATTAGATGAAGCACATACCGATGGCGCTGCCTGCATAACGTTTCGAGCTCTTGAGCGAAAAATGAGACACCATTCTCGTTGGATTCAAAGAAGTCAGGTTCTATGCATTTCACCGCAACATCAAGTCCATGCCATGTTGCTTTGTATATCTGCGCTGTGCTCCCCTGCCCTATCTTCTCTTCGAATTCAATCTGGTTCGATTTTCATCACGTGTCGTCACACCATATGACATGTTATATTGTCGCACTACGTACTCTTAACTGGAGACATGCAAATACATGTACAAAAACAGATGTAGATAACAGTTACCTCATCTGGATCTATGTACCATCCATTTAGCTTGGCTTGATCAGTCAGAGCATCTAGATCCGAAGGTTCGTTGTGTTGGTGCTGATGCAGAGGAGTAGTTGGCAACTGTGGACTGGGATGGCCATTGGCATCGTTAACAAGGCCGGCATGATCTGTGTTGTGGAGTATAAGGTCCAAAAACCCATTTTCTTGGGCTACTTGTAGACAATACCTCAAATAATCTTGTGTTCTTTCCAATTTCTTTCTGTACATCATCCGCAGTTCTCTCTCCTTTTCAAGTTTCTTTTCCAGTTCTGCCACCTTCATTTAGGCCCAAAACCAAAACCCAAAACAGAGGAAAACATTTAGTTTCAGCCGGATTTATATATACTTCACCGATTTTGTTAGGCTAACTTTTGCGCTTAATCAATGCAGGTAAGATGTTCGATGAAATGATTTGAAAAAATATATCTACCTGCTGTTCCAACTTGTTGGTAGTGCTCATCGAAACAACGTCAACCGACTCTCGACAACAACCGTGAGGCTCCACAGCCCCCGTGTAACAGGTACGCTCAATCCTCGGGGACGCCTTTAAAGACTCCTTTTTCTTCTGAAATATCCCTTGAAGTTTGTTCATTCTGTTCTGTTACCCTTTGCACCTGATTTGTATATGCAAAGAAGTACTATTAATGTAAAAGAATGCAAAGAAAGGGAAGCTTAACAACGGTGTAACGGTGCTTATAAAGGCCCTCCCAACTTGTATTGTTCAAGTGTTCATGCAAACGGGAGAGACAAAATGGGCGGAACTTGTGAAGTGCCGCAACCCAGTACAATTGGCCATAACAGTGCAGATGTAGTTATTCATAAGTGTGTTTGTTTTTGCTTAGCTTATCTGCCTGGGCGATTTAGTCTATGAGACTATGACTGGATCATAGATATGGATATATGACCAGACTTAGGTAAAAGGGCGATGTTTACTAAAAAGGAAGGCATAAGGGTTAAAACTGGACCATCATTTGCAAAAGGAAAAAAAAAAATACAATGAGGTTAGGTGTGGTCAAAAACACTATAATCAACATGCGTAAGAAACAAAAGGAAAAGTTTAATTCCAGAAAAGAAAGATTCAATCAGGTCCAGCTCGAGAGAAGTAATCCAAGAGAAAGACCTAGCTAGCTTTTGTGAATTGCTACAAACAAATCTTCCATCGTCAAAAGGAAACCATTTCAAGATAAATAATTCTTACTTATAATTGTTATTCTGACTCGTGGAGTAGTGTATAAAGATCTACATTTTCTTTTATAATAAATCTAACTAGCTCATGAGCTATTTGGTTGCACTCTTGAGGTTAGATTCGGAGCTGCCATAATATGTGTGTAGCTATTAATTTTTTTTTTTTTTTTTTTGTAGTGATAGGGAATTTCATTGACTATATCATGGTCATAAGACATTTTACATTATAATTTCATACCTAGTTTTCATGCACAAACGCCCTAATCTTTATAACGGTATAACCTTCACTAGAAATGCGCACATTTAGTCCTTATGATCGAGCTTTGGGAGCCTATATATAGTTGATAGGACTATGTGGGAATTCCTTCGAAGGTAATTAATTTTGGACAACATGGATCACTAGCGTTGATCAAGTTTAAGTACTAGAAGGCTAGTAGAAAACTAACACGCGCGGTTGATTCATATCCTGTATCAATGTGTGTGTATCTGTAGCACAGCTTAGAATGATCACCTGTTGGAAATTTCATAAAACTTCATAAATGTGAAGTACGCGATCGATGCAACAAAATATGGTCCTGAGAGATTTAGACCTCTCACAGTCACAGCTCACTTTTGTACAAGAAAGGAACTGCTGCTAATCAATCCGGTGGGGAAAATCACCTCGGGATCGACAAATCAAAGACTTAGATGCTTTGTGACTTCGTCTCTTTGTTCTTTCTCTCTCTGTCTTTCTCTTAGTAGACCAACTCTATCCGACTAAAAGTGGAAGGAAGCAAACCCTAGCTGGCTAGCCACTCGATCCCTGTGGACTGTGACTCTCTGTGAGTGAGTGGATTATTCAACTCTTATTGAGCTCAACCTCAGGGAGCAGCAGCAGCAGCTGTGTTCAACCTGATTCTCCTCCCCTTTTTCCCCGATCACTTTCCACGCAGTTTTCTTAAATACTTATTCGTATATATCTTGAATAATACGTACAGAAAAGAATTAGGTTGGTGTATTTATAGATATATTATATATAAACATCAGTGAACGATGAATCTGGTATGAAGAATTTTTGTTATTAAACTAGGTTCTCACATGCATTCTGGTAGGTGATCTTGTTGCTTTCCTTACCAACAAGAAATATAATTAAATTGTATTTGGTAAGGAAATTGGTTGAGGTTTTCTTTATTATTATCTGGCCCAGAAAACTCAGTTAGTTCTTCTTCTTCTTTTTTTTTTTTATTTACCCAAAAAGAAGAACTAACTGAGTTTTCTTGAGGCTGCGGGCATTGTAATGATGAATAATATGGAAGGTGAAGCTAGCTAGATCCCTGTACTTCCATTATTCACTACTTCAATTACGTACTGGGTTTTGTTGGAGTCTGGTATGGAGAAAACAGATACGTACAGTAATTTACTTGTAACAGCCAAAGTTTATATTTCTAAATTTAACTATGTACCCAGGTGAGTTAGATTCTTTTTCTGTAGGAGAAGAAATTATGAATGTACTGGAAGAACACAACAGCTCGCATTTTCTCCCATTTAACCTCCATGAATGCTAATTGTGCAGGTTACTTACCTAGCTTCCAAACAAAGAATCAAAGCCAAAAAAAAAAATAAAGGCATCTGGGTTGAAGCCATGAAGGGAATATAATGGATATGATTATGGAATTGGTACACAGCCCTACAAGCGTAAGACATTAGGAGATATGGTCCTGAAAAACATTTAGGTCCAATGAATATCAGCTATCTAACCTAGGCAGTGTTCTTTTCTCAATTCAATTCAATCAATTTCCCTCTACCATCCACAAACATTATTCTTCTCATCATTGCTGGCAATGCAATTTCCCCCACTCTCACCCACTACTCTATAGATTAATCTAGCTATCTCAAATAAATCAAGGCCAAAATAAGAGGGGAATGCTTCTAATTAACTCAAACTATACTTGATTGATCTTGTTATTTTCTTGATAAATTGCAACCCTAAGTCCCTAAGAGGATATATTGATTATATGTTGTCAAACCGACGGACCACTCCAATATCCACAATTGCATACCACAAATATCTTAATTACTAAAAGTATTCTTAATTGTGTTTCAGAAAAAAAATATATATATATATATATATATATTTAATTTGAACACACGTATCATTCCAAATGAACGGTATCAGCCCAGTACTATTTGGTCTAGCGGCATAGTCTCTCCTTAATAAGTACGAGGTTGTGAGGTCAACTCACATAGTTGTAATCTAATATAAAAAAAAAATGAACGGTAACATTTCTCTTTTGAACGATTTAACTGCCCGACTCAAGATCGAAAATTAAGAAACCTAAGAATTGGTACTTTGGTAGTTGTTTAACTAACTTTGTTGAATAAATTACAAATCCACAGCCGCGTAAATCAAATGAATTGAGGAGTTGGGTTGAATTGAGTTTGAGGCTTGTTTTTTAGTTGTTAATTAATCATAGATGATGATGCTTATTTTGACTAGCTAGTTAGAAAGAGATTCTTCTTCTTCTTCTTCTTTAAGTGGACCTCAATATCAACCATTTCTCTGCATTTTCAGAATGCGAATTTGAGACCCAATGCCAATGCAGCTTCGATCTGCATGCTCATCACGTACTAATTAATCTTAATATAAATAGCTAGCTATGTTATGAATTATTATTAGGTCTACTAACAATGAATAACCCACCATCTTGCATGCTCTTAGGGATTTGATTCCAATCTTGATGCTCTAATTTTGTTTAAGTTCGGTCGTGTTCTTACTTGTTAATTTAGTCGCTTCAGCAATCATCATGTGAGATTCGTTTCTAGCTAGCTTGTAACCACAACTTTACCCATGTCTCCATTCTTAATGCAATATACAATTTGGTAACACGTCGACTTTCTAAGGCTCCACAACAAAAATATAGAATAACGTTACGAGTAATCTGTTCTATATATACCTCTTCAAAGCATTTCAATTCACACATATATCAATTACATGTAATAAAAAGACATATAAAATAGGATACTAAGCATAAACCTGACTTGCTCCTATATGTAAAGCTACATCGGTTGGATTTGGAGAAGTCTCTACAAATCGTTTTAAATTCACTATTTAGAAAGATCTTACGCAATAAGGTTTTTCTTTACGCAACTAATACGTTGTGCGTTTTTCTTTTTTTTTTAGTTTAGGTTTGATTTGTTATTTTTATTATCGTTCCGAGACTCACAATCTCTCTGATTCAGTCTTAAATAGCAATCTGTATTTGATGTATGGAGAAAAATCTCAAAATAATAGATATTTCATATAGGGAATCACATGAAGCTAGACTTGTACCCGAGACCAAAGCATACCATACCACTATACTAGTGTATTTGACTATGTCTTTATGTTTTATTGGTTGTTGGGATGGGAATAGGGATATGCTAACGCAACATCCAAGTAACGAGGGGCCAAAATGCCAATACGAAATTACAAAATCCCAATTCCCGTTCCAGAGAAAGAAAGAAGAGAACATAACAGAAAAGAAAAGAAAAGAAAGCCAAATGCTTTATTGGACTTGCCCTTTCTCTATTCCCATGGGCGAAGATCTGCCTTTGCCTTTGCCATCACACCCTTCCTCTCCATTTCATGTTCTTTCTTTGCTTGCTTGCCATTACGATCTTCGAATCTTTTCCTCTTTCATTTCCCTTCTCTCTTTTTCTTTCTTTTTACCGTTCCTATCAAACTTCTCTGTCAGTGTGTCATTCTCAGTCTTTGATCATGATCAACAATCAAAACGCATCCCCATTCAGAAAGAAAAGAAGATCAAACTCTGTGTTTGAAACCACTTTATTTTTATCCCTTTTTTCACATCCCCAAAATGACACTATCTTCTTCCCGGCATCAACTACGAGAACAATAACAGCTAATGATTTTCTGAATCATCCAAAGCTAGAATTCAAAATGGGTGACACAAGAAGGAATGTCTATCATCAACTCCTTAATCAGTAAAACAAAGAGAAAACTCAAAGCTAAACAAACAACATTGTTCTGTACTATGTGTATGTTGTAAACAAAAAAACTACAATGTTGATCCTCAAAGCACTAGAAAATAGCACGATTCGTACATTTGACACGAGTGGTTTCGTACACCGGAAGCTCTTCCAGATACCTTTCTTTTCCGGCCACCGCAAGGTGATCGAGCTCGAAAAGATCCGAACTCGAACAACTAGCATCATCATCATCCATATCATCATCATGGTTGTTATAGTCTCTACTGAATAAAGACTCATTCTTAGCTTGGTTGCGACGGTGGTCTTTCAGAAACTCCCGGGCTGCTTCTTCTGCTTGCCTGCTTTTCTCCAATACTCGAAGCTTGACGATCTCTTCCTCTGTTCTTCTCGACCGAGATCGACCGATTTTCCATGCCGTCGGCACAGTTACAGGCATAAGATGTGCGTCTTGTTCTTCGTACACGCACTTTTGGCTATGCGGTTGACGATCCTCGCCAACTACAACACTTACCGGGTAGAATTGGACCGATTTCTTAACCCCATTGCGCAACTTTTCTCTTGTGCTGGGTGAGTTTTTGCTTAGACATGACCTTGAAAATGATGAAGCAGAAGAACACGTTGGGCCCTGCAGTGAATATATTCTCCTCTCTGTTTCTTCATACCCTGAAACTGATGATGAGCCCTTGCTCTTCTTGACTTGCCCTGTTGTGAAGAGAGAATTGAGAAAACTCGCAACGCGACCGCCAGGAGAGATTGGCTGCTTCACCTTCTTTAGATTGTCGTAGAGCTTCAATGCCCTTGATTTGGACTTGATCGTAGCTTCTTCCAACTTCATAGTACGATCTGTGATCCGACTCTGAGTATAATCATCAAGCAAGCAAAAATCTCTCTGTTGACGAGACAGAGCACTCTGTTTCTTCTCTGTTTTCTTCTCCTCTGTTTTCACCGGTCGAGTCCGAATCGGCTTCGGCCACAGAGAAGGAACAAAACAAGACGCCCTCTGCGGGCGAGAGCCATACATGGACTCAGCGTCCGACGAGGAGAATCCGCCGGAACTCGACTCGGAAGAGCATGAATTTGAACTGAAAAACACACTGTCATCATGATCCCTCTCCAATTTCCTGCTCCTCCGTTCTGCCTCGGCCTTCTCCTTTGCCTTCTTCTCAATCCATTTCTCAATCAAACAAGCTCTGCGAATCGCCGCCATCTCCTCCTCCACAGCAATATTTCTCCCGCTTTTGCTGTTTCTCTTCGGCAATGCCGTCGTCTTCGTCTCGCCGTAAAACTTCACGTCCTCACCTCGCCTCTCGCCGTCGTCAATTGAGTGGTAAATTTTATCCAAAAGACTAGAAGAGAAAGAAGGGCTATCCCACTTTGACATTGTTATCGATGAGAGTGACAAAATGAAACAAGGAACAAGAGTGAGAGGTTCAAAAGCTGCACAGAGTGAGAAAACAAAGGAACAAGTTTCTGGGTGAAAGAGAGAAAAAGCAATCGATGGTTTTGTCTAGTGTAGACAGAGAATGGAGAGAAAGAGAGAGCAATTGAGAGCAGAAGAGGCACGCCTTGAAGATGAAGAGCAATTGGGAACAGGGGAAGTGTGGCTTTATATTATCACCATCTCACGCGCGCGTGCGCGTCCCCTACCTCCCTCCTTCCAAATCGGAGCCAATGCCAGTTTGGCAGTTTGCTGACGTGGCGATAGACTGCGCCTTTTTTTAATGCCGAGACTGCACTTGTGACGGCGAGTAATTACGCTCTGTCCTTCCGTTTAAAAATTTTGAAGCGTCAAGGGGACAAGGGCAGCGTTACGGTTTGACGCGAGTAATTATTGGCGGTCCGCGTTTATTTTGCCTTTTTTGGTTAATTTTGGTATAACCTTTTTTGGTTTTTGGTACTGAATTGGTTTAATTCGAAGAGAAATTAGGTCTCAGTGTTTAAATTGGTGATTGCTGTGATTAAGTTTGGTGGTTGAATGTGTTCCAAAATTGAAGCTACTAGTTAATGAGGATTTGATTTAGAGGAAATGCTAATTTCAAGTTTTATAGCACAGGTATGGTAGGATTGGTAGCACAATAAAAAAGGGATTGTAGTTAGATGAGGAAGGTGCGTTATATTTAGGTTTAAAGTTCATATTGAGTTGGCAAGGCCATGATTGATAATGGTTAGCTACAACTCCCTACAAGATAGAGATGTTTTATATGTAACCGATAATTTGGTACATGATTTTGTTTGTACATTATAGAGTAGTTTTAAGACATGCATTGTGCACTCTTTTCTTTATCAATGGGTAGGTGTACATTTGGAGGAGGGTTTTAAAACATATCATAAAAATTCCCTAAAATTTAGTTGATGCCCTATCCGAAAATAGTTAAAAGAACAAACAAATATATATTTTTTTTATATTTTGAAATGTGAAGATCTAAAAGGAAATGGCAGATATAAAGCGAAATCAAGTGGAAGAGTAAAAGTAAGCCTTTGAAAGATGGGAAATTGAGTTTTACCATGGTTGGTTTACACTTTACAGAAGGAGCCTTAAAATCCTTTAATGAATTTAAGCATGGAAATTTAAGCGCTAAATTTGATAAACGGCTCTATGGAGCCTTTGATGAAGTTTAAATGGATAGTTTAAATCCTAATTGATTTACCTTTTTTTTTTTCTTTATGGTAAATATTAGTTCACTTTTCACAAGTTAGTAATTTAGTATGGTAAATAATTATTCACCTTTTCCATCATATGGGCAACGAACTGCATGCTTTACCGATACATCTTTTACCTAAATGACTACTCACTGTATTGTCTTCACCCAAATGTTACCGCAATGCCTTCTTACTTGAAAGACGTACTGCACTACCCAAGGGAATATAAACGATACAATGAAATGATCATCATACATAGTTCATAGTTCATATACTATGAATTAGCTAGTATTAAAATTTTGTGCTTCCTTATTAGTTGACAAAACAAACGAAATTAAACCCCATTAAGTATGCCGAAAAGGATGGCTTGGAGTAGCATCAAGATCATCCAAACAAGAAACCCCACCATTGCCTTAAACTAGATGGGAAGCCAAAGGATCTGCCCCCATAACCCTAGCTAAGATAACATGTTGTTCCAGTTCTGTTTGCATCATGTTCATCCATTTCATGACATGGATTATGATTCCTACAACGGGCGTTGCCCTTCATGCAAACCAAGTGTTCGATTAAAGGAGAAAGACAATGAAAGTTCTTCGATTTGGTTCCTTATTAGGGTTTCAAACCGTAACCCAGCCATTTGGGTTCTTGGGTTTTAATATGATACATTGTAAGGTGGCCTGCACCAACAATTAGACAATGATCGATCTTGTGTACTTTCACAATCAGATGGTAATGGATGCTGTGAGGGTGATTAGATATAAATATTGAGTAGGGCGTGTGTTAAGGACTTTGGTCAGGCCCTTGTATCTGATTAGAAAATGCAACATCAACTTGAACCTTTAAACCCTACAAACCGGCCCACAGCTTTGATTCTTTGCTCTTATTTCCACCTATAATTTTCAAGCTTCTTCTTGGCATGAGGTGTAATACATAAATCAAATCCCGAACACTTGCAATTCTAGCTGTAAGATTACATTAGCGTGATTATTTGAATGACCATAAGAAACCAAGAATATATGATATGTGATCGAATTAAGAAGAAACTGAGTATATAAACAAACACTCATAGATGTTAATGAGCTAATTAAGTTAGGAATCAGGTTAGATCCATTTAACATTTTTATGATTGTTTTTTAAGAGATAAACAAACTGCGAGGAGATAACCCACAACCATGGCTACAAGTGAAAACAACTTTGTCAAAGTTGAGACAACTTACAGTGAACAGATCGTTATTTACCATTCCGTTACGGGAAAGGCTTGGGTTGCC of the Fragaria vesca subsp. vesca linkage group LG6, FraVesHawaii_1.0, whole genome shotgun sequence genome contains:
- the LOC101312659 gene encoding serine/threonine-protein kinase EDR1-like, translated to MNKLQGIFQKKKESLKASPRIERTCYTGAVEPHGCCRESVDVVSMSTTNKLEQQVAELEKKLEKERELRMMYRKKLERTQDYLRYCLQVAQENGFLDLILHNTDHAGLVNDANGHPSPQLPTTPLHQHQHNEPSDLDALTDQAKLNGWYIDPDEIEFEEKIGQGSTAQIYKATWHGLDVAVKCIEPDFFESNENGVSFFAQELETLCRQRHRYVLHLMGACLDPPNYAWVVTEFLSSTLKEWLHGPGNRQKERMIELPPLAERVAKALEIAQAMQYLHEQKPKVLHRDLKPSNIFLDDAGHIRVADFGHARFLSDEEMALTGETGTYVYMAPEVIQCEPYNEKCDVYSFGIILNEIITGNYPYIETDYGPTMIAMEVVEGKLRPRLPDDDDGQLGELIELICLSWDGDASIRPSFDTITCSLKKLQYIIVYNP
- the LOC101312951 gene encoding uncharacterized protein LOC101312951; this encodes MSKWDSPSFSSSLLDKIYHSIDDGERRGEDVKFYGETKTTALPKRNSKSGRNIAVEEEMAAIRRACLIEKWIEKKAKEKAEAERRSRKLERDHDDSVFFSSNSCSSESSSGGFSSSDAESMYGSRPQRASCFVPSLWPKPIRTRPVKTEEKKTEKKQSALSRQQRDFCLLDDYTQSRITDRTMKLEEATIKSKSRALKLYDNLKKVKQPISPGGRVASFLNSLFTTGQVKKSKGSSSVSGYEETERRIYSLQGPTCSSASSFSRSCLSKNSPSTREKLRNGVKKSVQFYPVSVVVGEDRQPHSQKCVYEEQDAHLMPVTVPTAWKIGRSRSRRTEEEIVKLRVLEKSRQAEEAAREFLKDHRRNQAKNESLFSRDYNNHDDDMDDDDASCSSSDLFELDHLAVAGKERYLEELPVYETTRVKCTNRAIF